In a genomic window of Thermogemmatispora onikobensis:
- a CDS encoding zinc-dependent alcohol dehydrogenase, producing the protein MWMSTLDLDPKRAIVTSLLGRFWRGAYFSSFAPLQVRNLPRRPLPAPDWVRVRNRLAGISGSDLALIAADVDPRVAAALAGQQFYPGHEVVGEVIEVGDAVQTLQVGNTVVLQYAPHCLTSGAQPPCRACAAGDYNLCERAYQPGPAQIGSGWSEEMLVHERQLFPLPESPEKPGEPLLSDEQAVMLEPTAVALHAVLRCPPQPEERVLIIGAGTIGLLTLQVVRALAPQAVVGVMARHAFQVERATRLGASHIIYPQDRYREVARITGAELVSGPLGQPIVLGGYDVIYDTVGHSQTIQDALRWTRAGGTVVLVGRSLHRLHLDLTPVWSREVNLLGSLTHGQEYWPPEQPGRRSTFAVACEFIAQGLLAPEQLITHRFALTDYRHALSTAMRRAQTRAIKVIFDYALQPALVVPNVRASRMRRRQAPPAPLHLPRATATTGSLPPQESDNETEAFGPPAVSRHTPSSSHDVTNPPSRALELEREEQESAPGPFSERADDARF; encoded by the coding sequence ATGTGGATGTCAACCCTGGATCTTGACCCCAAACGGGCCATCGTGACTTCGCTGCTGGGGCGCTTCTGGCGGGGAGCGTATTTTTCATCGTTTGCTCCTCTGCAGGTCCGAAATCTGCCTCGCCGCCCCTTGCCGGCTCCCGACTGGGTGCGAGTGCGCAACCGCCTGGCAGGGATCAGCGGCAGCGATCTGGCTCTGATTGCTGCCGATGTTGATCCGCGAGTGGCGGCGGCTTTGGCCGGTCAGCAGTTCTATCCGGGCCATGAGGTGGTGGGTGAGGTGATCGAGGTGGGCGATGCGGTTCAAACCTTGCAGGTGGGCAATACGGTAGTGCTGCAGTATGCCCCTCACTGCCTGACTTCGGGCGCGCAGCCTCCCTGCCGGGCCTGCGCCGCCGGGGACTATAACCTGTGCGAGCGAGCCTATCAGCCCGGACCGGCACAAATTGGCTCGGGTTGGAGCGAGGAGATGCTGGTTCATGAGCGCCAGCTTTTCCCTCTCCCTGAGTCGCCCGAGAAACCAGGGGAACCCTTGCTGAGCGACGAGCAGGCAGTGATGTTAGAGCCAACGGCGGTAGCCCTGCATGCTGTGCTGCGCTGCCCGCCGCAGCCCGAGGAGCGGGTGCTCATTATTGGAGCAGGCACGATCGGTCTGTTGACGCTTCAGGTGGTGCGGGCCCTGGCACCCCAGGCAGTCGTGGGGGTGATGGCCCGCCACGCCTTCCAGGTGGAGCGAGCCACTCGTTTGGGCGCGAGCCATATTATCTATCCCCAGGACCGCTATCGGGAGGTGGCACGCATCACGGGCGCCGAGCTGGTCAGCGGTCCCCTTGGTCAGCCGATCGTACTGGGCGGCTACGATGTGATCTACGATACGGTGGGCCATAGTCAGACTATTCAAGATGCCCTGCGCTGGACACGCGCCGGCGGCACCGTGGTCCTGGTCGGGCGCAGTCTTCACCGCCTGCACCTGGACTTGACCCCGGTCTGGTCACGCGAGGTGAATCTGCTTGGCTCGCTGACGCACGGGCAGGAGTATTGGCCCCCAGAGCAGCCAGGCCGCCGCTCAACTTTTGCTGTCGCCTGCGAGTTCATTGCTCAGGGCTTGCTGGCTCCCGAGCAGTTGATTACCCACCGCTTCGCCCTGACTGACTATCGCCACGCTCTGAGTACAGCCATGCGGCGAGCCCAGACGCGCGCGATTAAGGTGATCTTTGACTACGCGCTGCAACCGGCTCTGGTAGTGCCTAATGTGCGCGCATCCCGCATGCGCCGCCGCCAGGCCCCTCCAGCTCCACTGCACCTGCCTCGCGCCACTGCGACGACAGGCTCGCTGCCCCCACAGGAGAGCGACAACGAGACCGAGGCCTTCGGTCCACCCGCTGTCTCACGCCACACCCCTTCCTCTTCCCACGATGTAACAAATCCTCCTTCCCGCGCGTTAGAACTAGAGAGAGAGGAGCAGGAATCAGCTCCAGGTCCTTTTTCCGAACGCGCTGATGATGCTCGATTTTAA